The following coding sequences are from one Candidatus Nitrohelix vancouverensis window:
- the hslU gene encoding ATP-dependent protease ATPase subunit HslU — protein sequence MDISLSPVSETANATEDFLSNLTPRKIVAELDKFIVGQNKAKRAVAIALRNRWRRRKLPDALRDEIAPKNILMIGPTGVGKTEIARRLAKLAQSPFIKVEASKYTEVGYVGRDVESMIRDLVELSRTMVKEESKLKVVEQARVAAKERLLDLLLPPPPGFSKQKENMELDPLGRQHYEKTREKFSAYLAEGRFDDREVEIEVQEKAGPSMDMMGTGMDEMGANIKDMLHNIMPQKTKKRKVKAPEAFKILAQEEAEKLIDNDKVEQDALDRAQNSGIIFIDEIDKICGRQGMQGPDVSREGVQRDLLPIVEGASVNTRYGIVKTDHILFISAGAFHSSKPSDLIPEFQGRFPIRVELDSLSESDFVRILTEPDNALIKQYMELLKTEGIELTFSEDSIAEIASMSATVNERTENIGARRLQTVLEKLLEDISFDAPDLEDQVVSIDRKAVQDKLSDIIQDEDLSRYIL from the coding sequence GTGGATATTTCATTATCGCCCGTTTCCGAAACGGCGAACGCAACGGAAGATTTTTTATCCAATTTGACCCCGCGAAAAATTGTCGCCGAACTGGACAAATTCATCGTGGGACAAAACAAGGCCAAACGCGCCGTCGCCATCGCCCTGCGCAACCGCTGGAGGCGACGCAAATTGCCCGACGCCCTGCGCGACGAGATCGCTCCAAAAAACATTTTGATGATCGGCCCCACCGGCGTGGGTAAAACCGAAATCGCGCGGCGACTGGCAAAGCTGGCTCAGTCCCCATTCATTAAAGTCGAGGCTTCCAAATACACCGAAGTCGGTTATGTCGGGCGCGACGTCGAATCCATGATTCGCGATCTCGTCGAATTGAGCCGCACCATGGTCAAGGAAGAAAGTAAACTGAAGGTCGTGGAACAGGCGCGCGTGGCGGCGAAAGAACGTCTTCTCGACCTGCTCCTACCCCCGCCGCCGGGTTTTTCCAAACAAAAAGAGAACATGGAACTGGACCCGCTGGGACGCCAGCATTACGAAAAAACCCGAGAAAAATTCTCCGCCTATTTGGCAGAAGGACGCTTTGACGACCGCGAGGTTGAAATCGAAGTGCAGGAAAAAGCCGGCCCTTCTATGGACATGATGGGAACCGGAATGGACGAGATGGGCGCCAACATCAAAGACATGTTGCACAATATCATGCCGCAAAAAACCAAGAAACGAAAAGTCAAAGCGCCCGAAGCGTTCAAGATACTGGCACAGGAAGAAGCCGAAAAATTGATCGACAACGACAAGGTCGAACAAGACGCGCTGGACCGGGCGCAGAACAGCGGCATCATCTTCATTGACGAGATCGACAAAATCTGCGGACGGCAGGGAATGCAGGGACCGGATGTTTCGCGCGAAGGCGTGCAACGCGACCTGCTCCCGATCGTCGAAGGCGCTTCCGTCAACACGCGCTACGGCATCGTCAAGACCGACCATATTTTATTCATATCGGCGGGAGCCTTTCATTCGTCCAAGCCCTCGGACCTGATTCCCGAGTTTCAGGGCCGCTTCCCGATCCGCGTGGAACTCGATTCGCTTTCCGAATCGGACTTTGTGAGAATTCTGACGGAGCCAGACAACGCGCTGATCAAACAGTACATGGAGTTGCTCAAAACCGAAGGCATCGAACTCACTTTCAGCGAGGATTCCATCGCCGAGATCGCCTCCATGTCGGCGACAGTGAACGAACGCACGGAGAATATCGGAGCGCGCCGCCTGCAAACCGTTCTGGAAAAATTGCTCGAAGATATTTCCTTCGACGCTCCCGATCTGGAAGACCAGGTTGTTTCCATCGACCGCAAAGCCGTGCAGGACAAACTGTCGGATATCATTCAGGATGAAGATCTCAGTCGCTACATTCTCTAG
- the xerC gene encoding tyrosine recombinase XerC, with translation MKNDIQKFTAYLAGEKSASPHTITNYLSDLNQFYDFLKQSGHGIENDQVRSDRVDRLALRSYVASLHERSSSPATLSRKLSAISSFFKFLGREGELESNVVKSIPRPRQTKKLPSFLSVDDMFSLLEQPESDGFLGVRDRAILELFYSTGMRISELTGLTLERLDLNARFVRALGKGDKERLIPIGDKAAERLETYLNYRKEKIRESRLDEIPEAVFLNYRGEALSIRGTRKIVDKYLRINGSPSNLSPHSLRHSFATHLLEAGADLRSIQEMLGHVSLSTTQKYTHLSLDKLNEVYDQAHPRARRKSQ, from the coding sequence ATGAAAAATGACATCCAGAAATTCACCGCTTATCTTGCAGGCGAAAAATCTGCTTCGCCTCACACTATCACGAATTATCTATCCGACCTCAATCAATTTTATGATTTCCTGAAACAGTCCGGGCATGGAATAGAAAACGATCAGGTGCGCTCCGACCGCGTCGACCGACTGGCTCTGCGCTCCTATGTCGCTTCGCTTCACGAAAGATCCAGCAGTCCCGCAACCCTTTCAAGAAAACTCTCTGCAATCAGTTCTTTTTTCAAATTTCTGGGACGCGAAGGCGAACTGGAAAGCAATGTAGTGAAAAGCATTCCACGCCCCAGGCAAACGAAAAAATTACCGTCTTTTCTCAGCGTCGACGACATGTTCAGCCTGCTCGAACAGCCGGAATCCGACGGTTTTCTAGGAGTGCGGGATCGCGCCATTCTCGAGTTATTCTATTCAACCGGCATGCGTATCAGCGAGTTGACGGGCTTGACTCTGGAACGACTGGACCTGAATGCGCGCTTTGTCCGCGCCCTGGGCAAGGGCGACAAGGAGCGCTTGATTCCCATTGGCGACAAAGCCGCAGAGCGACTGGAAACCTACCTGAATTATCGAAAAGAAAAAATCAGGGAATCCAGACTGGATGAAATCCCCGAAGCCGTTTTCCTAAACTATCGCGGCGAAGCCTTATCGATTCGAGGAACCCGCAAAATCGTCGACAAATACCTGCGCATCAACGGATCGCCCTCCAATCTCTCCCCCCACTCCCTGCGCCATTCATTTGCGACGCATTTGCTCGAAGCGGGCGCAGACTTGCGATCCATTCAGGAAATGCTGGGCCATGTCAGCCTGTCGACCACACAGAAATACACCCACCTGAGCCTCGACAAACTCAACGAAGTTTACGATCAGGCTCACCCCAGAGCGCGCCGAAAAAGCCAATAA
- the argB gene encoding acetylglutamate kinase — MKKGLQKAEVLLEALPYIKKFFGKTIVIKYGGAAMVSEELKKNFALDIVMMKYVGMNPVIVHGGGPQINKTLDALGIPSHFVEGQRVTDKNSIDVVEMVLGGQVNKEIVSQINEQGGNAVGITGKDGGLIEAKRHRKIKLSPETERPEIIDLGLVGEITQINPKILKVLDNSGFIPVIAPTGRGEDGETLNINADFVASEIAVALHAEKLILMTDAPGVLDKDDNLLTNLTPKMVNRLIKSKVIIGGMVPKVNCCLTALKKGVLKTHIIDGRQKHAPLLEIFTEKGIGTLIVPE, encoded by the coding sequence ATGAAAAAAGGATTACAGAAAGCCGAAGTCCTGCTCGAGGCTCTGCCTTACATAAAAAAATTCTTCGGGAAAACCATTGTCATTAAATATGGCGGCGCCGCAATGGTTTCCGAAGAGTTAAAGAAAAACTTTGCTCTCGATATCGTGATGATGAAGTACGTCGGCATGAATCCGGTGATCGTGCATGGCGGTGGACCACAGATCAACAAGACCTTGGACGCTCTCGGCATTCCCTCGCATTTTGTCGAAGGCCAGCGCGTGACCGACAAGAATTCCATCGACGTCGTGGAAATGGTTCTCGGCGGTCAGGTGAACAAGGAAATCGTGTCGCAGATCAACGAGCAAGGCGGCAACGCCGTGGGCATCACCGGAAAAGACGGCGGCTTGATCGAAGCCAAACGCCATCGAAAAATAAAATTATCCCCGGAAACGGAACGACCTGAAATCATCGATCTGGGTCTGGTCGGCGAAATCACTCAGATCAATCCCAAGATTCTCAAGGTTCTGGACAACAGCGGCTTCATTCCCGTCATCGCGCCCACCGGAAGAGGCGAAGACGGCGAGACCCTTAATATCAACGCAGACTTTGTCGCTTCCGAAATCGCCGTGGCGCTTCATGCTGAAAAACTGATCCTGATGACAGACGCGCCAGGCGTGCTCGACAAAGATGATAATCTGCTGACCAATCTCACGCCCAAGATGGTGAACCGCTTGATCAAGTCCAAGGTCATCATCGGCGGCATGGTGCCCAAAGTGAATTGCTGTCTGACCGCCTTGAAAAAAGGCGTGCTCAAAACGCATATCATCGACGGTCGCCAAAAGCACGCCCCGCTCCTTGAAATTTTCACGGAAAAAGGCATAGGCACCCTGATCGTACCGGAATAA
- a CDS encoding response regulator, which produces MNQPIQILAVQNSSAQAIILTNILEKGGYKVRVLNDGQEALDSIIKAPPDLVITDIHTPGLDGFELCASVKDNPATKNLPIIIVTSLTGIDNLLKCLSSGTDYFFTKPYNSQSILPRVKMVLSTQDSKEDKRTTARPFEFEYADKKHSVVSDRRKILNLLLSTYEGAVNQNKELLAAQEALKKTNAELAIQIEEAARARESANLANQSKSIFLANMSHEIRTPMNAILGFAQILKRNASLSPEQKGQLNTIMESGNHLLLLINDILDISKIESGKTELSENDFDLQKLVASIVPMIQMKCEEKGLQWNIEGLGEDPIPVHADETKMRQILINLLGNASKFTDAGSVTLRMVEVESKSDTILAYRFEVIDTGAGMTAETQKKLFQPFQQGDEGIKKGGTGLGLSITKKQIEMMGGELSLESEAGKGARFYFTLQIKKALQTIDAPKTKLTISKVLDSYKVTALVVDDNELNRKVLDIFLRNYGIETIIAVNGQEAIDRYREHRPDLVFMDIHMPVMDGIEATKIIMDEFSADDPKIVCVTTSVFSDLRANYKESGFKYFILKPFSAEILSECLVEILDVEFDFAQDKNEEGEQGTPGLGSFDSASISLPESLLGRMNDALTTYSVTELEKCLEEIKQTGETGARLADALDKHVKEYNFDDIKKFLTRIKTTS; this is translated from the coding sequence GTGAACCAGCCCATTCAAATCCTCGCCGTCCAGAACAGCAGCGCTCAGGCGATCATCCTGACCAACATACTGGAAAAAGGCGGCTATAAGGTACGGGTTCTGAATGACGGGCAAGAGGCTCTCGATTCCATTATCAAGGCTCCACCGGACCTGGTCATCACAGACATTCACACGCCGGGTCTCGATGGCTTTGAATTATGCGCCAGCGTAAAAGACAATCCGGCGACCAAGAATCTTCCCATCATCATCGTCACATCACTGACCGGTATTGATAACCTGTTGAAATGCCTTTCTTCCGGCACTGACTATTTCTTCACCAAACCTTACAACAGCCAATCCATCCTGCCCCGCGTTAAAATGGTTTTGTCGACGCAGGATTCCAAGGAAGACAAAAGAACAACAGCGCGTCCTTTCGAATTTGAATATGCAGACAAAAAACATTCTGTCGTCTCGGACCGCAGAAAAATTCTCAACTTACTGCTCTCGACCTATGAAGGCGCCGTCAATCAGAATAAAGAGCTTTTGGCCGCCCAGGAGGCCTTGAAAAAAACGAACGCTGAACTGGCGATCCAGATCGAAGAGGCGGCAAGGGCCAGAGAATCCGCCAATCTCGCCAATCAATCGAAGAGTATTTTTCTGGCGAACATGAGCCATGAAATTCGCACACCTATGAATGCAATCCTCGGCTTCGCGCAAATACTCAAACGCAATGCGTCCCTGTCCCCGGAGCAAAAAGGACAGCTGAACACCATCATGGAGAGCGGCAATCATTTGCTGTTGCTCATCAACGATATTCTCGATATTTCCAAAATTGAATCGGGCAAAACCGAACTCAGCGAAAATGATTTCGACCTTCAAAAACTGGTCGCCAGCATCGTTCCGATGATTCAGATGAAATGCGAGGAAAAAGGCCTGCAGTGGAACATTGAGGGATTGGGAGAAGACCCGATACCCGTCCACGCAGACGAAACAAAAATGCGGCAGATACTAATCAACCTGCTCGGCAACGCCAGCAAATTCACAGATGCAGGCTCCGTTACCCTGCGCATGGTTGAGGTGGAATCGAAATCGGACACTATCCTTGCATACCGCTTTGAGGTGATAGATACGGGCGCAGGCATGACTGCAGAGACGCAAAAGAAACTGTTCCAGCCCTTCCAACAGGGCGACGAGGGGATAAAGAAAGGCGGCACCGGACTGGGCCTGTCGATCACAAAAAAACAAATCGAAATGATGGGAGGAGAGTTGTCTCTGGAATCAGAGGCGGGCAAAGGAGCGCGATTTTATTTCACCTTGCAGATAAAAAAAGCTCTGCAGACGATCGACGCGCCAAAAACAAAACTAACCATATCGAAAGTACTGGATTCATACAAAGTCACGGCTCTGGTCGTTGACGACAATGAACTCAACCGAAAAGTCCTCGACATCTTCCTGCGCAATTATGGAATCGAAACAATCATCGCAGTAAACGGTCAGGAAGCGATAGACAGGTACAGGGAACACCGCCCGGACCTGGTGTTTATGGATATTCACATGCCGGTCATGGACGGCATCGAAGCGACAAAAATAATCATGGATGAATTTTCAGCCGACGATCCCAAAATCGTCTGCGTCACAACCTCTGTATTCAGCGACCTCCGGGCGAATTACAAAGAGAGCGGATTCAAATATTTCATCCTCAAGCCTTTTTCAGCGGAAATCCTGTCTGAATGCCTCGTGGAAATCCTCGACGTCGAATTTGACTTTGCTCAAGATAAAAATGAGGAGGGGGAGCAAGGAACGCCTGGCCTTGGATCATTCGACAGCGCCTCCATATCCCTTCCTGAAAGCCTGTTGGGCCGAATGAATGACGCGCTAACAACTTACTCCGTAACAGAGTTGGAAAAATGCCTTGAGGAAATCAAGCAAACGGGAGAGACGGGCGCTCGCCTGGCAGATGCGCTTGACAAGCATGTCAAAGAATATAATTTTGACGACATCAAAAAATTTCTCACCCGAATCAAAACCACTTCCTGA
- the hslV gene encoding ATP-dependent protease subunit HslV, translating to MHATTILAVRVKDQVAIGGDGQVTLGNTVMKHSANKVRRMYSGKVIGGFAGSTADAFSLFAKFEEKLEKFQGNLARSAVELAKDWRTDKMLRRLEAMLIVVDRESSFIISGTGDVVEPEDGILAIGSGGMYAMAAAKALIKHTDLDAKQIVQEAMDITQSICIYTNSNITIEEL from the coding sequence ATGCACGCAACCACCATTTTAGCGGTTCGGGTGAAAGATCAGGTCGCCATTGGCGGCGACGGTCAGGTCACTCTGGGTAATACCGTGATGAAACATTCCGCCAACAAAGTGCGCCGAATGTATTCAGGAAAAGTCATCGGAGGCTTTGCAGGCTCCACCGCCGACGCCTTTTCCCTGTTCGCAAAATTCGAAGAGAAACTGGAGAAATTTCAGGGCAATCTGGCCCGCTCCGCAGTGGAACTGGCGAAGGACTGGCGCACCGACAAAATGTTGCGACGTCTTGAAGCCATGCTCATCGTTGTGGATAGAGAAAGCTCCTTCATTATATCGGGCACCGGAGACGTGGTGGAACCCGAAGACGGCATTCTGGCCATCGGTTCCGGCGGCATGTACGCCATGGCGGCGGCGAAGGCTTTAATCAAACACACCGACCTGGACGCAAAGCAAATTGTTCAGGAGGCTATGGACATCACCCAGTCCATTTGTATTTACACCAATTCAAACATCACCATTGAGGAGTTATAG
- the hrcA gene encoding heat-inducible transcription repressor HrcA: MTTLALDERSKVILLEVVRDYIQTAEPVGSRTVSKNLSEPLSPATIRNVMADLSDLGYLKQPHVSAGRVPTDKGYRFLVNHLLDLEKTQGSQSHALPGDVFNAHPNLQEELERACASLSTHSNQTGLVMLPCFSNALFKHIEFIKVGPKEALAVFYSELGVLQNKIIPIEQGVTQEQLASISNYINREFKGLSIRSIKKEALRRIQNEKAHYDKLMQQALKFSAQLMEDENEKSGLLVEGAFHLLDSPEFSANLEKMKTLLQTVEEKTKLITLLDHCLKQDGVTIFIGGEDLEEEMEDCSLIAKNYGHSGENLGTIAIFGPKRIDYCRMISIVNQTAQAVSGVLSNVKKDVSLYE; encoded by the coding sequence ATGACAACTCTTGCCCTGGACGAACGTAGCAAAGTGATATTGCTAGAAGTCGTTCGAGACTATATTCAAACAGCGGAACCCGTCGGCTCGCGCACCGTTTCCAAGAATCTGTCGGAGCCATTGAGTCCGGCAACCATTCGCAACGTCATGGCGGACCTGTCCGATCTCGGTTACCTCAAGCAACCGCACGTATCCGCAGGCAGGGTCCCCACGGACAAAGGCTACCGTTTTCTCGTCAATCACCTTCTCGACCTCGAAAAAACGCAAGGCAGTCAGTCGCATGCGCTCCCCGGCGACGTGTTCAACGCGCATCCGAATCTGCAGGAGGAACTGGAAAGAGCCTGCGCGAGCTTGTCGACTCATTCCAACCAGACCGGGCTGGTCATGTTACCTTGTTTTTCCAATGCGCTTTTCAAACACATCGAATTCATCAAGGTCGGCCCCAAAGAAGCGCTTGCCGTGTTTTATTCCGAACTCGGCGTCTTGCAGAATAAAATCATTCCCATTGAGCAGGGCGTCACTCAGGAGCAACTGGCTTCGATATCGAATTATATCAATCGCGAGTTCAAGGGACTGTCCATTCGAAGCATCAAGAAAGAAGCGCTCAGAAGGATTCAGAACGAAAAAGCGCATTACGATAAATTGATGCAACAGGCTTTGAAATTTTCGGCGCAATTGATGGAAGATGAAAATGAAAAGAGCGGACTTCTGGTTGAAGGCGCCTTTCACCTGCTGGATTCGCCGGAATTTTCCGCCAATCTGGAGAAAATGAAAACCCTTCTGCAAACAGTTGAAGAAAAAACAAAACTGATCACCCTGCTCGATCATTGTCTGAAACAGGACGGAGTCACCATTTTCATTGGCGGCGAGGATCTGGAAGAGGAGATGGAGGACTGCAGTCTGATCGCAAAAAATTACGGACACAGCGGCGAAAACCTGGGAACCATCGCGATTTTCGGCCCCAAGCGCATCGACTATTGCCGCATGATATCCATTGTCAATCAAACCGCCCAGGCAGTCTCTGGCGTGTTATCCAATGTAAAAAAGGACGTTTCATTATATGAGTAA
- the mutM gene encoding bifunctional DNA-formamidopyrimidine glycosylase/DNA-(apurinic or apyrimidinic site) lyase produces the protein MPELPEVETLKNALLPLVRHQVLEDIHFHRSNLRYPIPIADLNERFKGRRIDNVLRKGKYILFQAETGAMILHLGMSGRVTQSHSAEAKEKHTHIVFKFQSNLYLHFVDPRRFGCVAWAPENKGHPLLDRLGVDPMTPELTAQAMKTLAKGCTASIKSFLMDSHRLAGVGNIYACESLFRSGIRPTSPAGRVSLKRWERLVAELRFVLQQSIDAGGSTLRDFFNADGEPGYYSTQFCVYGKEKQACPQCSFPITRITQTGRSTFYCKKCQK, from the coding sequence ATGCCCGAATTGCCAGAAGTCGAAACTTTGAAAAACGCCCTGCTCCCCCTCGTCCGCCATCAGGTTCTGGAAGACATTCATTTTCATCGGAGCAATCTGCGCTACCCGATCCCCATCGCCGACCTGAATGAACGTTTCAAGGGGCGCCGCATTGACAATGTCTTGCGCAAGGGGAAGTACATTCTGTTTCAGGCCGAAACGGGCGCAATGATCCTGCACCTGGGAATGAGCGGACGGGTGACGCAGTCGCACTCTGCCGAGGCGAAAGAAAAGCACACGCATATCGTCTTCAAATTTCAGTCCAACTTGTATCTGCATTTCGTCGACCCAAGGCGCTTTGGTTGTGTCGCCTGGGCGCCGGAAAATAAAGGACACCCCCTGCTCGACCGGCTCGGCGTCGATCCCATGACGCCCGAGTTGACAGCGCAGGCCATGAAAACTCTGGCAAAGGGTTGCACCGCATCCATCAAGTCGTTTCTGATGGATTCGCATCGTCTTGCGGGCGTCGGCAATATTTATGCCTGCGAATCGCTCTTTCGCTCCGGCATCCGCCCCACCTCCCCAGCCGGACGCGTGTCGCTCAAGCGCTGGGAGCGTCTTGTCGCTGAATTGCGTTTTGTCTTGCAACAAAGCATTGATGCGGGCGGGTCGACGCTACGGGATTTTTTCAACGCCGACGGAGAACCGGGATATTATTCGACCCAGTTCTGCGTCTATGGAAAAGAGAAACAGGCTTGCCCGCAATGCTCGTTTCCCATCACGCGCATCACCCAAACGGGTCGTTCCACTTTCTATTGTAAGAAATGTCAGAAATAA
- a CDS encoding nucleotide exchange factor GrpE, with the protein MSKKKAETEEIQDESPEVLDADEVVEESSVDEVLEDIEQDAVAELQKQLDEKEAELVELRGVALRVKADGENYKKRLDKEKADLSKFANERLLKELLTIHDNLDRALNAPNISIESLREGVEMILKEFEKFMEKQNVEPMESVGKPFDPNIHEVLSQIESADHEDNHVIQEHARGYYLQGRVLRPAQVVISKAPAKAE; encoded by the coding sequence ATGAGTAAGAAAAAAGCAGAAACCGAAGAAATTCAGGACGAATCACCCGAAGTCCTCGACGCGGATGAAGTTGTTGAAGAGTCTTCTGTCGACGAGGTTCTGGAAGACATCGAACAGGATGCGGTCGCAGAACTCCAGAAACAATTGGATGAAAAAGAAGCGGAACTCGTCGAGTTGCGCGGCGTGGCCTTGCGCGTCAAAGCCGACGGCGAGAATTACAAAAAACGACTGGATAAGGAAAAAGCGGACCTTTCCAAATTTGCCAATGAACGTTTGCTCAAGGAACTGCTCACCATTCACGACAATCTGGACCGCGCTCTGAACGCGCCCAATATTTCCATTGAGTCTCTGCGCGAAGGCGTTGAAATGATTCTCAAGGAATTCGAAAAATTCATGGAAAAACAAAACGTGGAGCCTATGGAATCGGTCGGCAAACCTTTCGATCCCAATATCCACGAAGTCCTGAGTCAAATCGAATCCGCCGATCACGAAGACAATCACGTGATTCAGGAACATGCGCGCGGCTATTATTTGCAGGGACGCGTCCTCCGCCCGGCGCAAGTGGTCATTTCCAAAGCGCCCGCCAAAGCGGAATAA
- a CDS encoding DUF4080 domain-containing protein, translated as MSAQSTISNTPETAQSLSIGLVTLNAKFVHSSLSLRNLRNAARRAGYENVWLLEFSIGQPVWKQAAEILARSPSILGFGIYIWNRAQTFELIERIHKQAPHIAIAIGGPEVSFDAESQAPCTLLAGEGEDKWVEFLNHSALGLTPSSATLQEWKTYGNSLPDLLPPYGEEDLPNLKNRIVYLETSRGCPYLCSFCLSALDKTVRYFEDADTEKQIELLIQGGVKQIKFVDRTFNLKPKRMKELMSWLTQFEDCSFHFEVVGDILSAELNEFFKTVPEGMFQFEIGIQTTNEEVQNAIQRKQNAQKLLKNLKNLIELDTIHLHCDLIFGLPGENLQDILQSFEEIVSLKPHELQLGFLKFLPGSPICKDIEPHGYQYQSTPPYELICHNQLSAEEVVYLKKFEEAFDLFYNTKRFYFSFQRQMERLKASEIINRLIEVMESRNLFFSALSLDAQYRIFHDAFEIHASPLEFDLLRLDYLYAQRVYRLPEFLRLPFLGTGKEKLKAWSGDGKTPLMPFRHNIKIERGVVQTTPSDAYQYYAIEHVTGERGYHRKPRLRQETP; from the coding sequence ATGAGCGCTCAATCCACAATCTCAAACACGCCAGAGACCGCGCAATCGCTTTCCATCGGCCTGGTCACGCTGAACGCAAAATTCGTTCACAGTTCATTGAGTCTGCGTAATCTGCGCAACGCGGCGCGACGCGCAGGCTATGAAAATGTATGGCTCCTGGAATTCTCTATCGGTCAACCTGTATGGAAACAGGCCGCAGAAATCCTTGCCCGGTCTCCGAGCATTCTGGGTTTCGGTATTTACATCTGGAACCGCGCGCAAACGTTCGAGCTGATCGAACGAATTCACAAACAGGCGCCTCATATTGCCATCGCCATTGGCGGCCCCGAAGTTTCTTTCGATGCGGAAAGCCAGGCGCCCTGCACCCTGCTCGCAGGAGAAGGCGAAGACAAGTGGGTGGAATTTCTCAACCACTCAGCCCTGGGCCTCACGCCTTCATCCGCAACCCTGCAGGAATGGAAAACTTACGGCAACAGTCTGCCCGACCTGCTCCCGCCCTATGGCGAAGAAGATTTGCCGAATTTAAAAAACCGGATCGTGTACCTCGAAACGTCGAGAGGTTGCCCCTATCTCTGCTCGTTCTGTTTGTCCGCGCTGGATAAAACCGTTCGCTATTTTGAAGACGCCGACACCGAAAAACAAATCGAGCTTCTCATTCAGGGCGGCGTCAAGCAGATCAAATTTGTCGATCGCACCTTCAACCTGAAACCCAAAAGGATGAAGGAATTGATGTCATGGCTGACGCAGTTTGAAGACTGCTCGTTTCACTTCGAAGTCGTCGGGGATATTTTGTCCGCTGAACTGAATGAATTTTTCAAGACCGTGCCCGAGGGAATGTTCCAGTTTGAGATCGGAATTCAGACCACCAACGAAGAAGTCCAGAACGCCATCCAAAGAAAACAGAACGCGCAAAAGCTCCTGAAAAATTTAAAGAACCTGATTGAGCTGGACACGATACACCTGCACTGCGACCTGATCTTTGGCCTGCCCGGAGAAAATTTGCAGGACATTCTGCAATCCTTCGAAGAGATCGTTTCGCTCAAACCGCATGAACTCCAACTGGGGTTCCTGAAATTTCTGCCCGGCTCTCCCATCTGCAAGGACATCGAACCGCACGGTTATCAATATCAGTCCACGCCGCCTTATGAATTGATCTGCCACAATCAGCTTTCAGCCGAGGAAGTTGTTTATCTGAAAAAATTCGAGGAAGCCTTTGACCTTTTCTATAACACCAAACGCTTCTATTTTTCTTTTCAGCGTCAGATGGAACGACTCAAGGCAAGCGAGATTATCAATCGGCTGATCGAGGTCATGGAATCGCGAAACCTGTTTTTCTCCGCGCTGTCTCTCGACGCCCAGTACCGGATTTTTCACGACGCATTTGAGATACACGCCAGTCCGCTGGAATTCGACCTCCTGCGTCTGGATTATCTCTATGCGCAACGCGTCTACCGACTCCCTGAATTTTTACGCCTGCCATTTCTCGGAACCGGAAAGGAAAAATTGAAAGCCTGGTCCGGCGACGGCAAAACGCCGCTCATGCCCTTTCGTCACAACATCAAAATTGAACGCGGCGTCGTTCAAACCACCCCCTCCGACGCCTACCAATACTACGCCATCGAGCATGTAACGGGGGAACGCGGCTACCATCGCAAACCCCGGCTTCGCCAGGAAACGCCTTAA